In Streptantibioticus cattleyicolor NRRL 8057 = DSM 46488, a genomic segment contains:
- the rsmG gene encoding 16S rRNA (guanine(527)-N(7))-methyltransferase RsmG, whose product MTASEGTVPVTEAAELPPAPEEARAVFGERFADAVRYAELLADAGVRRGLIGPREVPRLWARHLLNCAVLSDVVPKGVSVCDVGSGAGLPGIPLALARPDLRITLLEPLLRRTTFLQEVVDLLGLENVTVVRGRAEEMIGHLQPVDVVTARAVAPLDRLAGWGLPLLRPHGEMLALKGDTAEEELTHARAALDRLGAVDTSVVQAGVGLVDPPSTVVRVLVGESPGGVRAAARRARVARANRPVRSGGGRRRR is encoded by the coding sequence ATGACTGCAAGTGAAGGGACGGTCCCCGTGACGGAGGCAGCCGAGCTTCCCCCCGCGCCCGAGGAGGCGCGTGCCGTCTTCGGTGAGCGCTTCGCCGACGCGGTGCGTTACGCAGAGCTGCTCGCCGACGCCGGGGTGCGCCGTGGGCTGATCGGCCCCCGTGAGGTTCCCCGGCTGTGGGCACGGCACCTGCTGAACTGCGCCGTCCTGTCCGACGTGGTGCCCAAGGGCGTCTCGGTGTGTGACGTGGGCTCCGGTGCCGGGCTGCCCGGGATCCCGCTGGCGCTGGCCCGGCCGGATCTGCGGATCACCCTGCTCGAACCGCTGCTGCGCCGGACGACCTTCCTCCAGGAGGTCGTCGATCTGCTGGGGCTGGAGAATGTCACCGTGGTGCGCGGCCGGGCCGAGGAGATGATCGGCCACCTTCAGCCGGTGGACGTGGTGACCGCCCGCGCGGTCGCGCCGCTGGACCGGCTGGCCGGCTGGGGCCTTCCGCTGCTCCGCCCGCACGGCGAGATGCTGGCGCTCAAGGGCGACACGGCCGAGGAGGAGCTGACCCACGCCCGGGCCGCGCTCGACCGGCTCGGCGCGGTGGACACCTCCGTGGTCCAGGCGGGTGTCGGCCTGGTGGATCCGCCGTCCACGGTGGTACGGGTACTGGTGGGGGAGAGCCCCGGCGGGGTACGGGCGGCCGCCCGCAGGGCCCGGGTGGCTCGGGCCAACCGCCCGGTGCGCAGCGGCGGGGGACGTCGGCGCCGCTGA
- a CDS encoding AAA family ATPase — protein sequence MAGSEHCEPPAEESESLRPDASTAGPMTDPVPGPRSETTAEDVSRETLPPMDDTPIGRAAQMAVEALGRAGEGLPRPEETRVIVVANQKGGVGKTTTTVNIAASLALHGGRVLVVDLDPQGNASTALGIDHHAEVPSIYDVLVESKPLSDVVQPVRDVEGLFCAPATIDLAGAEIELVSLVARESRLQRAIAAYEQPLDYILIDCPPSLGLLTVNALVAGAEVLIPIQCEYYALEGLGQLLRNVDLVRGHLNPKLHVSTILLTMYDGRTRLAAQVADEVRSHFGKEVLRTSIPRSVRISEAPSYGQTVLTYDPGSSGALSYLEAAREIALRGAGISVGYEAQEAHIARQNNEYGQHTMSEGIK from the coding sequence ATGGCAGGCTCTGAGCACTGTGAGCCTCCAGCCGAGGAGAGTGAATCCTTGCGTCCCGACGCCAGTACCGCGGGACCGATGACCGACCCGGTCCCCGGCCCCCGAAGTGAAACGACAGCGGAGGATGTTTCACGTGAAACACTGCCTCCCATGGACGACACCCCTATCGGCAGGGCCGCCCAGATGGCGGTGGAGGCCCTGGGGCGGGCAGGCGAGGGACTGCCCAGGCCCGAAGAGACCAGAGTCATCGTGGTCGCCAACCAGAAGGGCGGCGTGGGCAAGACCACGACCACGGTGAACATCGCCGCGTCACTCGCCCTGCACGGCGGACGGGTTCTCGTCGTCGACCTGGACCCGCAGGGCAACGCCTCCACCGCGCTGGGCATCGACCACCACGCCGAAGTCCCGTCCATCTACGACGTGTTGGTGGAGAGCAAACCACTCTCCGACGTGGTCCAGCCGGTACGGGACGTGGAGGGGCTCTTCTGCGCCCCGGCCACCATCGATCTGGCCGGTGCCGAGATCGAGCTGGTCTCGCTGGTGGCCCGGGAGAGCCGGCTGCAGCGCGCCATCGCCGCCTACGAGCAGCCGCTGGACTACATCCTCATCGACTGCCCGCCGTCGCTGGGCCTGTTGACGGTGAACGCGCTCGTCGCCGGCGCCGAAGTGCTCATCCCGATCCAGTGCGAGTACTACGCCCTGGAGGGGCTGGGCCAACTGCTGCGCAACGTGGACCTGGTGCGCGGTCACCTCAACCCCAAGCTCCACGTCTCCACGATCCTGCTGACCATGTACGACGGCCGGACCCGGCTGGCCGCCCAGGTCGCGGACGAGGTGCGCAGCCACTTCGGCAAGGAGGTGCTGCGGACCAGCATTCCGCGCTCGGTCCGCATCTCCGAAGCCCCCAGCTACGGGCAGACGGTGCTCACCTACGACCCGGGCTCCAGCGGGGCTCTCTCCTATCTGGAGGCGGCCCGGGAGATCGCGCTGCGGGGGGCCGGCATCTCCGTCGGCTATGAGGCGCAGGAAGCCCATATCGCTCGCCAGAACAATGAGTACGGCCAGCACACCATGTCGGAGGGGATCAAGTGA
- a CDS encoding ParB/RepB/Spo0J family partition protein: MTERRRGLGRGLGALIPAAPTGAEPGPAVGAPVTSPSAVPVLTAERGVAAAKVAGLTESGVRTADPAPQIPVSRETEAPSPKKAEPEPALNEVVGAHFAEIPLDAIVPNPRQPRAYFDEDALDELVTSIKEVGLLQPVVVRETGPGSYELIMGERRWRACREAGLKRIPAIVRATEDEKLLLDALLENLHRAQLNPLEEAAAYDQLLKDFRCTHEELADRIGRSRSQVSNTLRLLKLSAPVQSKVAAGVLSAGHARALLGLDDVEAQDRLARRIVAEGLSVRSVEEIVNVMASAAKSAKRSKGPRAGKRLSPALSDLASRLSDRLDTRVKVDLGQRKGKIVVEFASIEDLERILGSIAPGEGKVLQKGLAAETEDPAS; the protein is encoded by the coding sequence GTGACCGAGCGACGCAGGGGGTTGGGCCGAGGTCTCGGTGCGTTGATCCCCGCCGCGCCCACCGGAGCGGAACCCGGCCCCGCTGTCGGGGCACCGGTGACCTCACCGTCCGCGGTGCCGGTGCTGACGGCGGAACGGGGGGTGGCCGCCGCCAAGGTGGCCGGGCTGACGGAGAGCGGCGTACGAACCGCCGATCCCGCACCGCAGATCCCTGTTTCACGTGAAACCGAGGCCCCGAGCCCCAAGAAGGCCGAGCCCGAGCCGGCGTTGAACGAGGTGGTCGGCGCCCACTTCGCGGAGATTCCGCTCGACGCGATCGTCCCCAACCCACGCCAGCCACGGGCCTACTTCGACGAGGACGCCCTGGACGAACTGGTCACCTCCATCAAGGAGGTCGGCCTCCTCCAGCCGGTCGTGGTCCGTGAGACAGGCCCCGGCTCCTACGAGCTGATCATGGGGGAGCGCCGCTGGCGGGCCTGCCGGGAGGCGGGGCTGAAGCGGATCCCGGCGATCGTCCGGGCCACCGAGGACGAGAAGCTGCTGCTGGACGCCTTGCTGGAGAACCTCCACCGGGCCCAGCTCAACCCGCTGGAAGAGGCCGCCGCCTACGACCAGTTGCTCAAGGACTTCCGCTGCACCCATGAGGAACTGGCGGACCGGATTGGCCGCTCCCGCTCCCAGGTCTCCAACACCCTGCGGCTGCTGAAGCTCTCCGCGCCGGTGCAGAGCAAGGTCGCCGCCGGGGTGCTCTCGGCCGGCCACGCCAGGGCGCTGCTGGGCCTGGACGACGTGGAGGCGCAGGACCGGCTGGCCCGGCGGATCGTCGCCGAGGGGTTGTCGGTGCGCTCGGTCGAGGAGATCGTCAATGTGATGGCCTCGGCGGCCAAGTCCGCCAAGCGCTCCAAGGGGCCACGGGCCGGCAAGCGGCTCTCCCCCGCCCTCAGCGATCTCGCCTCCCGCCTCTCCGACCGCCTCGACACCAGGGTCAAGGTGGACCTGGGGCAGCGCAAGGGAAAGATCGTGGTGGAGTTCGCCTCGATAGAGGATCTGGAGCGCATCCTCGGCTCGATCGCCCCCGGGGAGGGCAAGGTTCTCCAGAAGGGACTGGCCGCGGAGACCGAGGACCCCGCGTCCTGA
- a CDS encoding GNAT family N-acetyltransferase, producing the protein MGRRLVPLTLDNLPDLPKRCRSCVFWELDPVSGEAATQAGKPELEKEAWISAVLLEWGSCGRVVYVDDVPAGFVLYAPPAYVPRSTAFPTSPVSPDAVQLMTSRILPGFQGQGLGRVLVQTVAKDLVRRGFKAIEAFGDAHWEEPSCILPADHLTAVGFKTVRPHPRFPRLRLVLRSTLSWREDVEMAIDRLLGAVQKEPALRPL; encoded by the coding sequence ATGGGCCGACGGCTGGTCCCGCTGACGCTGGACAACCTCCCCGACCTCCCCAAGCGGTGCCGGTCCTGCGTCTTCTGGGAGCTCGATCCGGTCAGCGGTGAGGCCGCCACCCAGGCCGGGAAGCCGGAGCTGGAGAAGGAGGCGTGGATCTCCGCGGTGCTGCTGGAGTGGGGTTCGTGCGGCAGGGTCGTCTACGTCGACGACGTACCGGCCGGCTTCGTGCTCTACGCGCCCCCCGCCTACGTCCCCCGCTCCACCGCCTTCCCCACCAGCCCGGTCTCCCCCGACGCCGTACAGCTGATGACCTCGCGGATCCTGCCCGGCTTCCAGGGGCAGGGGCTGGGCCGCGTACTGGTGCAGACGGTGGCCAAGGACCTGGTGCGCAGGGGGTTCAAGGCCATCGAGGCGTTCGGCGACGCCCACTGGGAGGAGCCGAGCTGCATCCTGCCCGCCGACCATCTGACGGCGGTGGGCTTCAAGACGGTACGACCGCACCCGCGCTTCCCACGGCTGCGGCTGGTTCTGCGCTCCACGTTGTCGTGGCGGGAGGATGTGGAGATGGCGATCGACCGGCTGCTCGGAGCGGTGCAGAAGGAGCCGGCGCTGCGGCCGTTGTAG
- the trxA gene encoding thioredoxin yields MAGAIITVTDADFEEKVLNSDKPVLVDFWAEWCGPCRQVAPSLEAIAAEHDEILIAKLNIDQNPETTTKYGVMSIPTMNVYQGGEVAKTIVGAKPKAAIERDLADFLAAKG; encoded by the coding sequence ATGGCCGGTGCCATCATCACCGTGACCGACGCCGACTTCGAGGAGAAGGTCCTCAACAGCGACAAGCCCGTGCTCGTGGACTTCTGGGCCGAGTGGTGCGGCCCGTGCCGTCAGGTCGCCCCCTCGCTGGAGGCCATCGCGGCCGAGCACGACGAGATCCTGATCGCCAAGCTCAACATCGACCAGAACCCCGAGACCACCACCAAGTACGGCGTCATGTCGATCCCGACGATGAACGTCTACCAGGGTGGCGAGGTCGCCAAGACCATCGTCGGCGCCAAGCCGAAGGCCGCCATCGAGCGCGACCTGGCCGACTTCCTCGCCGCCAAGGGCTGA
- the trxB gene encoding thioredoxin-disulfide reductase encodes MSDVRNVIIIGSGPSGYTAALYTARASLKPLVFEGAVTAGGALMNTTEVENFPGFRDGIMGPDLMDNMRAQAERFGAELIPDDVVEVDLTGDIKLVTDSAGTVHRAKSVIVATGSGYRKLGLPNEDTFSGRGVSWCATCDGFFFKDQDIVVVGGGDTAMEEATFLSRFAKSVTIVHRRDTLRASKAMQERAFADPKISFIWDSEVSEIHGDGKLSGLTLRNVRTGATSKLPVTGLFIAIGHDPRTELFKGQLDLDEEGYLKVEAPSTRTNLAGVFAAGDVVDHTYRQAITAAGTGCSAALDAERYLAALSDRPEETAEPEKAAAAL; translated from the coding sequence GTGAGCGACGTCCGCAACGTGATCATCATCGGGTCCGGTCCGTCGGGCTATACGGCCGCGCTCTACACCGCCCGTGCCTCCCTGAAGCCGCTGGTGTTCGAAGGCGCGGTCACCGCGGGCGGTGCGCTGATGAACACCACCGAGGTGGAGAACTTCCCCGGGTTCCGCGACGGGATCATGGGCCCCGACCTGATGGACAACATGCGCGCGCAGGCGGAACGCTTCGGCGCCGAGCTGATCCCGGACGACGTGGTCGAGGTCGACCTCACCGGTGACATCAAGCTGGTCACCGACTCCGCCGGCACCGTGCACCGCGCCAAGTCCGTGATCGTCGCCACCGGCTCCGGCTACCGCAAGCTGGGCCTCCCCAACGAGGACACCTTCTCCGGCCGTGGCGTCTCGTGGTGCGCCACCTGCGACGGCTTCTTCTTCAAGGACCAGGACATCGTCGTGGTGGGCGGCGGCGACACCGCCATGGAGGAGGCCACCTTCCTCTCCCGCTTCGCCAAGTCGGTGACGATCGTCCACCGCCGTGACACCCTGCGTGCCTCCAAGGCGATGCAGGAGCGCGCCTTCGCCGACCCGAAGATCTCCTTCATCTGGGACAGCGAGGTCTCCGAGATCCACGGCGACGGCAAGCTGTCCGGCCTCACGCTGCGCAACGTGCGCACCGGCGCCACCTCCAAGCTCCCGGTCACCGGCCTGTTCATCGCGATCGGCCACGACCCGCGGACCGAGCTCTTCAAGGGCCAGCTCGACCTCGACGAGGAGGGTTACCTGAAGGTGGAGGCGCCCAGCACCCGCACCAACCTCGCGGGTGTCTTCGCCGCCGGTGACGTCGTCGACCACACCTACCGGCAGGCGATCACCGCCGCCGGCACCGGCTGCTCGGCCGCGCTGGACGCCGAGCGCTACCTGGCGGCGCTGAGCGACCGCCCGGAGGAGACCGCCGAGCCGGAGAAGGCCGCAGCCGCCCTCTGA
- a CDS encoding anti-sigma factor, producing MTSPPDTNGHPEVAEISALAEGILPPERSADLRGHLAVCVLCTEVRDSLDEIRGLLGTLPGPPRMPEEIAGRIDAALAAEALISATTPAPEAPATEPVSRETDGAAGAVSRETAATAGRRPEGHPTAATGPGRGRPRRRRARLALTGAAGAAVLAFGGLLTYSLTSGPAVTGTSRQAAAFSGTELPVRVHQLLAGTPGTGAGTAAPHTGVNTPFTAHVAPGVPGCVLKGTGRGEAPLASAGGSYQGHASYLVVFPHPGDGAKVDAYVVDASCVSSGSPGPGTVLTRQTYDRS from the coding sequence GTGACATCCCCGCCCGACACGAACGGCCACCCGGAGGTGGCCGAGATCTCCGCGCTCGCCGAGGGCATCCTGCCGCCCGAGCGCTCCGCCGATCTCCGCGGTCACCTCGCCGTCTGCGTACTGTGCACCGAGGTCCGCGACTCCCTCGACGAGATCCGCGGCCTCCTCGGCACCCTGCCCGGTCCGCCGCGCATGCCCGAGGAGATCGCCGGCCGCATCGACGCCGCGCTGGCCGCCGAGGCACTGATCAGCGCCACCACCCCGGCCCCGGAAGCCCCCGCGACCGAGCCTGTTTCACGTGAAACCGATGGGGCGGCGGGCGCTGTTTCACGTGAAACAGCGGCCACGGCGGGACGTCGGCCCGAGGGGCACCCCACCGCCGCCACGGGTCCGGGGCGCGGTCGGCCGCGTCGGCGCCGGGCCCGTCTGGCGCTCACCGGTGCGGCGGGTGCCGCGGTGCTCGCCTTCGGTGGACTCCTCACCTACTCCCTGACCTCGGGCCCCGCGGTCACCGGTACCTCGCGGCAGGCCGCCGCCTTCTCCGGCACCGAGCTGCCGGTACGGGTGCACCAACTGCTCGCCGGAACCCCGGGTACGGGCGCCGGGACCGCCGCCCCGCACACCGGCGTCAACACGCCCTTTACGGCACACGTCGCGCCGGGTGTCCCGGGCTGCGTGCTCAAGGGCACCGGCCGCGGTGAAGCACCGCTCGCCTCGGCCGGGGGCAGCTACCAGGGGCACGCCTCCTACCTGGTGGTGTTCCCGCACCCCGGCGACGGCGCCAAAGTGGACGCCTACGTGGTCGACGCCTCCTGTGTCTCCTCCGGGTCGCCGGGCCCCGGCACGGTGCTCACGCGGCAGACGTACGACCGTTCCTGA
- the sigM gene encoding RNA polymerase sigma factor SigM — protein MAWTVAAATLARENDVTRGNPTESADDAALLARHVAGEPDAFGELVRRHRDRLWAVALRTLGDPEEAADAVQDALVSAFRAAHTFRGQSAVTTWLHRITVNACLDRARKSAARRTAPVPDEERFDTLLEPHESAEAPAERDELHRELIRALGALPPDQRAALVLVDMQGYPVAEAAEVLGVPPGTVKSRCARGRARLLPLLTHLRSGRGDNGSPPGGRNRAEATSVPQTAAKDQDVVKGGGGQR, from the coding sequence ATGGCTTGGACGGTGGCCGCGGCCACCCTCGCGCGGGAGAACGACGTGACCCGGGGCAACCCCACGGAAAGTGCCGACGACGCCGCACTCCTGGCCCGCCATGTCGCGGGGGAGCCGGATGCCTTCGGTGAGCTGGTGCGCCGCCACCGGGACCGGTTGTGGGCGGTGGCGCTGCGCACCCTCGGCGATCCGGAGGAGGCGGCGGACGCGGTGCAGGACGCGCTGGTCTCGGCGTTCCGCGCGGCCCACACCTTCCGCGGGCAGTCGGCGGTCACCACGTGGCTGCACCGGATCACCGTCAACGCCTGCCTGGACCGCGCCCGTAAGTCCGCCGCCCGGCGCACGGCACCCGTTCCCGACGAGGAGCGCTTCGACACGCTCCTCGAACCGCATGAGTCCGCGGAGGCCCCCGCGGAACGCGACGAGCTCCACCGCGAGCTGATCCGCGCCCTGGGCGCCCTCCCGCCCGACCAGCGGGCCGCGCTGGTGCTGGTGGACATGCAGGGTTACCCGGTCGCCGAGGCCGCGGAGGTGCTCGGGGTGCCGCCGGGCACCGTCAAGAGCCGGTGCGCCCGTGGCCGGGCCAGGCTGCTGCCGCTCCTCACCCACTTGAGGAGCGGGCGAGGGGATAACGGCAGCCCACCGGGGGGAAGGAACCGGGCGGAGGCGACATCCGTCCCACAGACGGCAGCCAAGGACCAGGACGTCGTGAAGGGCGGAGGTGGGCAGCGGTGA